In Coregonus clupeaformis isolate EN_2021a chromosome 7, ASM2061545v1, whole genome shotgun sequence, one genomic interval encodes:
- the dync2i1 gene encoding cytoplasmic dynein 2 intermediate chain 1 isoform X5, with product MRSESAWRSSQKQLSDTEEPVEIEEAPAENHGYDEAQDYEEDFEKMDYQEDFEDVDESEGEDEKQTHSHEEREEREEMSSQRREEIEAIQRAMDEENERVGSAQPRLSTEEDDRPKRSRDSETLQSKGSQHGRFMDFVAAKHREVSKKVASKQKKRSTELLRLIDLDFSITFSLLDLPPVNEYDMYIKNFGTTNTKQAYVQCNEDNTDRDIQTEDIEMSEKWTQHPAERNVGCGGPNLSHDTSDESVTKLSIDSQRLATFLRSASQVVAVLLEEGRAEKQSLKKLRTQADTLSFSDGCLQLNTKLPFLCGRQISLVKFSQVQRQTMLSVHSPSAKPSAVRLDSKSIICIWNIWEPSRPQKILVYESEVHCCCFSPGKATLVFAGTSVGSVVLWDLREHASAHYTLRIGENDWTLRNPTFSTDAVLVASGHMSSVSSVEAVPATVAEGLRPELPLLASDEESSGLSFQLASLDENGVLNLWVVLELPKANDAGSHTDLGLRPGGKVKLLHSSTVLTTSERSSKRGAKKTTLLQTLLLKFLPSDSNHFFIGTNMGLVNHGTSHGLKAPPKFYRPQVVGFRPVDVTSINFSPFGEPIFLVGCGDGSVRLHTVLSEQPLMEWTSSTAGQPVVSVQWAKTRPTVFCVLDAASCLHIWDLLEKDFEPVITEKIDADRVTAMAVFGDPAKQNTYSGISLATQSGKIEIQYFSKRFTVPESADLEKLQIMMQEAF from the exons ATGCGATCTGAGTCAGCGTGGAGGTCTAGTCAGAAACAATTAAGTGACACAGAGGAGCCC GTGGAAATCGAGGAGGCTCCGGCTGAGAACCATGGCTATGATGAAGCTCAGGACTATGAAGAAGACTTTGAG AAAATG GATTATCAGGAGGATTTTGAGGATGTGgatgagagcgagggagaggatgAAAAGCAGACACACAGCCatgaagagagagaagagcgggAGGAAATGAgttcacagaggagggaggagatcgAGGCCATTCAGAGAGCCATGGATGAGGAGAACGAGAGAGTGGGCTCTGCCCAGCCCAGGCTAAGCACAGAGGAGGACGACAGACCCAAAAGGTCAAGAG ATTCTGAAACGCTTCAAAGTAAAGGTTCACAGCACGGGAGGTTCATGGACTTTGTTGCTGCGAAGCATCGTGAGGTCAGCAAAAAGGTTGCCAGCAAACAGAA GAAACGCAGTACAGAGCTGCTTCGCCTGATCGACCTGGACTTCTCCATCACCTTCTCCCTCCTGGATCTGCCCCCTGTCAATGAATATGACATGTACATCAAAAACTTTGGAACAACAAACACTAAACAG GCTTATGTCCAGTGCAACGAGGACAATACTGATCGAGACATTCAAACAGAGGACATCGAGATGAGCGAGAAGTGGACACAGCATCCTGCGGAGAGGAACGTAGGCTGTGGAG GTCCCAACCTTTCCCACGATACGTCTGATGAATCTGTGACCAAACTGAGCATCGATTCACAGCGCCTAGCAACATTTCTGCGCTCAGCCTCACAG GTGGTTGCGGTACTGTTGGAAGAGGGTAGGGCTGAGAAGCAATCACTGAAGAAGCTGAGGACTCAAGCAGACACTCTCTCTTTCAGCGACGGGTGTTTACAGCTCAATACCAAGCTTCCATTTCTATGTG GTCGTCAGATCAGCCTGGTTAAATTCTCCCAGGTGCAGAGGCAGACCATGCTGTCCGTGCACAGCCCCTCGGCCAAGCCCAGCGCCGTGCGCCTCGACAGCAAGTCCATCATCTGTATCTGGAACATCTGGGAGCCCTCCCGCCCACAGAAGATTCTTGTCTACGAGTCCGAG GTGCACTGCTGCTGTTTCAGCCCTGGGAAAGCCACGCTGGTGTTTGCGGGCACGTCCGTGGGTTCTGTAGTCTTGTGGGACCTGAGGGAGCACGCCAGTGCCCACTACACTTTAAGGATAGGGGAGAATGACTGGACTCTCCGCAACCCAACCTTCTCCACAG ATGCCGTGCTGGTAGCGTCGGGCCACATGTCATCAGTGAGCTCTGTGGAGGCCGTCCCTGCCACCGTGGCTGAGGGCCTGAGGCCAGAGCTTCCCCTTTTGGCTTCTGATGAAG AGTCATCAGGATTGTCATTCCAGTTGGCTTCTCTTGATGAAAATGGGGTTCTGAATCTATGG GTGGTACTGGAGCTCCCTAAAGCCAACGATGCCGGGTCGCACACAGACCTCG GGCTCCGGCCTGGGGGCAAAGTGAAACTGCTCCACAGTTCCACAGTCCTTACCACCAGCGAGAG gtcTTCAAAACGAGGCGCTAAGAAAACAACACTGTTACAGACGCTGCTGTTAAAATTTCTGCCCTCTGATTCCAACCATTTTTTCATTGGCACAAATATG GGTCTTGTGAACCATGGGACCAGTCACGGGTTAAAGGCTCCTCCAAAGTTCTACCGGCCTCAGGTGGTTGGATTCAGACCTGTTGATGTCACCTCCATCAACTTTTCTCCCTTCGGAGAACCCATTTTCCTG GTGGGCTGTGGGGATGGCAGTGTCAGACTACACACAGTGCTGAGTGAGCAGCCTCTGATGGAGTGGACCAGCAGTACAGCAGGGCAGCCGGTGGTGTCAGTACAGTGGGCCAAGACCAGGCCAACAGTCTTCTGTGTTCTGGATGCTGCCTCCTGCCTTCACATATGGGACCTGCTGGAGAAAGACTTTGAGCCTGTAATCACTGAAAAGATTGATGCTGACAG GGTAACAGCCATGGCTGTTTTTGGTGACCCTGCAAAGCAGAACACATATTCAGGAATATCACTAGCAACGCAGTCGGGGAAGATAGAAATTCAGTATTTCAGCAAGAGATTTACAGTGCCTGAATCTGCTGACCTGGAGAAACTACAGATCATGATGCAAGAGGCCTTTTGA
- the dync2i1 gene encoding cytoplasmic dynein 2 intermediate chain 1 isoform X3, whose amino-acid sequence MPTDKKITKEDTWKSDDLRRHIRGGGHDEDSSRRRDDERRHRMGESVERRHRDPEREARREREKNRERDGTRERTKPRDIDKDRHQDRRKDGSRDRTGEKEARDKERSREQDRVKGTENVKHRDGDRGSRDKIHDREEKENRDRERVKARERDTERERDELRKSDRDKEKEKDKERETGERDRERWSDRARKRNEERGEGGRDRDREHDREKRDRHKEREYLKESERYKDRSQEKQKDKERKERHPDREHSGQKEDREYREQHRKEKEERERRHKERAQHDTGESRRHDGESREVDRERVHRERKGSDREREGKRDKHRERRHREEAGPERDPTERTSTKKSSSSDLRVHKEKTEPVKTKVEIEEAPAENHGYDEAQDYEEDFEKMDYQEDFEDVDESEGEDEKQTHSHEEREEREEMSSQRREEIEAIQRAMDEENERVGSAQPRLSTEEDDRPKRSRDSETLQSKGSQHGRFMDFVAAKHREVSKKVASKQKKRSTELLRLIDLDFSITFSLLDLPPVNEYDMYIKNFGTTNTKQAYVQCNEDNTDRDIQTEDIEMSEKWTQHPAERNVGCGGPNLSHDTSDESVTKLSIDSQRLATFLRSASQVVAVLLEEGRAEKQSLKKLRTQADTLSFSDGCLQLNTKLPFLCGRQISLVKFSQVQRQTMLSVHSPSAKPSAVRLDSKSIICIWNIWEPSRPQKILVYESEVHCCCFSPGKATLVFAGTSVGSVVLWDLREHASAHYTLRIGENDWTLRNPTFSTDAVLVASGHMSSVSSVEAVPATVAEGLRPELPLLASDEESSGLSFQLASLDENGVLNLWVVLELPKANDAGSHTDLGLRPGGKVKLLHSSTVLTTSERSSKRGAKKTTLLQTLLLKFLPSDSNHFFIGTNMGLVNHGTSHGLKAPPKFYRPQVVGFRPVDVTSINFSPFGEPIFLVGCGDGSVRLHTVLSEQPLMEWTSSTAGQPVVSVQWAKTRPTVFCVLDAASCLHIWDLLEKDFEPVITEKIDADRVTAMAVFGDPAKQNTYSGISLATQSGKIEIQYFSKRFTVPESADLEKLQIMMQEAF is encoded by the exons ATGCCTACCGATAAG AAAATAACAAAGGAAGATACATGGAAATCAGATGACCTTAGGAGGCACATAAGG GGTGGAGGACATGATGAAGACTCTAGCAGGAGGAGAGATGATGAGAGAAGACACAGGATGGGGGAGTCAGTAGAGCGACGCCACAGAGACCCAGAGAGGGAGgccagaagggagagagagaagaacagagagcgAGATGGTACCCGAGAGAGAACAAAACCCAGAGATATAGACAAGGATAGACATCAAGACAGAAGGAAAGACGGCTCGAGAGACAGGACGGGCGAAAAGGAGGCGAGAGACAAAGAAAGGAGCAGAGAGCAAGATAGGGTTAAAGGCACAGAGAATGTTAAGCACAGGGATGGGGACAGAGGCAGTCGGGACAAAATACATGATAGAGAAGAAAAAGAAAACAGGGATAGGGAGAGGGTAAAGGCCAGAGAAAGGGATacggagagggaaagagatgagcTGAGGAAGAGCGACAGGgataaggagaaggagaaggacaaggagagagaaacaggtgAGAGGGACAGGGAGCGATGGTCTGACAGAGCTAGAAAGAGAaatgaggagaggggggagggagggagagacagggatagagagcaTGATCGTGAGAAGAGAGATAGACATAAGGAGAGGGAGTATCTGAAAGAGAGTGAACGCTACAAGGACAGATCGCAGGAGAAGCAGAAAGAcaaggaaagaaaagaaagacacCCGGACAGAGAGCATTCAGGACAAAAGGAGGACAGAG AATACAGGGAGCAACATAGaaaagaaaaggaggagagagaaaggagacacaaagagagagcaCAACAC GATACAGGTGAAAGTCGGAGACATGACGGTGAATCCAGAGAAGTGGATCGTGAGCGAGTGCACAGGGAACGGAAGGGGtcggacagagagagggagggaaagagggataaACATCGAGAGAGGAGGCACAGAGAAGAAGCAGGTCCTGAGAGGGATCCCACAGAACGGACCAGCACCAAGAAATCATCATCCTCAGACCTCAGAGTTCACAAGGAAAAGACAGAGCCTGTTAAAACTAAG GTGGAAATCGAGGAGGCTCCGGCTGAGAACCATGGCTATGATGAAGCTCAGGACTATGAAGAAGACTTTGAG AAAATG GATTATCAGGAGGATTTTGAGGATGTGgatgagagcgagggagaggatgAAAAGCAGACACACAGCCatgaagagagagaagagcgggAGGAAATGAgttcacagaggagggaggagatcgAGGCCATTCAGAGAGCCATGGATGAGGAGAACGAGAGAGTGGGCTCTGCCCAGCCCAGGCTAAGCACAGAGGAGGACGACAGACCCAAAAGGTCAAGAG ATTCTGAAACGCTTCAAAGTAAAGGTTCACAGCACGGGAGGTTCATGGACTTTGTTGCTGCGAAGCATCGTGAGGTCAGCAAAAAGGTTGCCAGCAAACAGAA GAAACGCAGTACAGAGCTGCTTCGCCTGATCGACCTGGACTTCTCCATCACCTTCTCCCTCCTGGATCTGCCCCCTGTCAATGAATATGACATGTACATCAAAAACTTTGGAACAACAAACACTAAACAG GCTTATGTCCAGTGCAACGAGGACAATACTGATCGAGACATTCAAACAGAGGACATCGAGATGAGCGAGAAGTGGACACAGCATCCTGCGGAGAGGAACGTAGGCTGTGGAG GTCCCAACCTTTCCCACGATACGTCTGATGAATCTGTGACCAAACTGAGCATCGATTCACAGCGCCTAGCAACATTTCTGCGCTCAGCCTCACAG GTGGTTGCGGTACTGTTGGAAGAGGGTAGGGCTGAGAAGCAATCACTGAAGAAGCTGAGGACTCAAGCAGACACTCTCTCTTTCAGCGACGGGTGTTTACAGCTCAATACCAAGCTTCCATTTCTATGTG GTCGTCAGATCAGCCTGGTTAAATTCTCCCAGGTGCAGAGGCAGACCATGCTGTCCGTGCACAGCCCCTCGGCCAAGCCCAGCGCCGTGCGCCTCGACAGCAAGTCCATCATCTGTATCTGGAACATCTGGGAGCCCTCCCGCCCACAGAAGATTCTTGTCTACGAGTCCGAG GTGCACTGCTGCTGTTTCAGCCCTGGGAAAGCCACGCTGGTGTTTGCGGGCACGTCCGTGGGTTCTGTAGTCTTGTGGGACCTGAGGGAGCACGCCAGTGCCCACTACACTTTAAGGATAGGGGAGAATGACTGGACTCTCCGCAACCCAACCTTCTCCACAG ATGCCGTGCTGGTAGCGTCGGGCCACATGTCATCAGTGAGCTCTGTGGAGGCCGTCCCTGCCACCGTGGCTGAGGGCCTGAGGCCAGAGCTTCCCCTTTTGGCTTCTGATGAAG AGTCATCAGGATTGTCATTCCAGTTGGCTTCTCTTGATGAAAATGGGGTTCTGAATCTATGG GTGGTACTGGAGCTCCCTAAAGCCAACGATGCCGGGTCGCACACAGACCTCG GGCTCCGGCCTGGGGGCAAAGTGAAACTGCTCCACAGTTCCACAGTCCTTACCACCAGCGAGAG gtcTTCAAAACGAGGCGCTAAGAAAACAACACTGTTACAGACGCTGCTGTTAAAATTTCTGCCCTCTGATTCCAACCATTTTTTCATTGGCACAAATATG GGTCTTGTGAACCATGGGACCAGTCACGGGTTAAAGGCTCCTCCAAAGTTCTACCGGCCTCAGGTGGTTGGATTCAGACCTGTTGATGTCACCTCCATCAACTTTTCTCCCTTCGGAGAACCCATTTTCCTG GTGGGCTGTGGGGATGGCAGTGTCAGACTACACACAGTGCTGAGTGAGCAGCCTCTGATGGAGTGGACCAGCAGTACAGCAGGGCAGCCGGTGGTGTCAGTACAGTGGGCCAAGACCAGGCCAACAGTCTTCTGTGTTCTGGATGCTGCCTCCTGCCTTCACATATGGGACCTGCTGGAGAAAGACTTTGAGCCTGTAATCACTGAAAAGATTGATGCTGACAG GGTAACAGCCATGGCTGTTTTTGGTGACCCTGCAAAGCAGAACACATATTCAGGAATATCACTAGCAACGCAGTCGGGGAAGATAGAAATTCAGTATTTCAGCAAGAGATTTACAGTGCCTGAATCTGCTGACCTGGAGAAACTACAGATCATGATGCAAGAGGCCTTTTGA